From Bradyrhizobium symbiodeficiens, the proteins below share one genomic window:
- the cobT gene encoding nicotinate-nucleotide--dimethylbenzimidazole phosphoribosyltransferase yields MLPEWVTKNCPEISAAHRETAIARQAQLTKPTGALGRLEQLAIELAGLQATERPRAALVPIIIFAGDHGIVAQGVSAYPQGVTIAMMANFASGGAAISVLARELGSSLEVVDAGTLAQDEMAGIVTDKPRHGTRDFSVEAALAPAELAFALEAGQRAVARAAAHQPDLLIFGEMGIGNTTTSAAIAASLLGVSAEEIAGSGTGVDAAGRAHKARVIDAAIARHGVASASAEKILCAVGGLEIAAISGAIIAAAQRRIPVLIDGFIVSVAALAAARLNPSCQPFLLPSHQSAEQGHRLVLRALNVQPLISLDLRLGEGSGAAIALPLVRLACALHNDMATFAQANVPDRPS; encoded by the coding sequence ATGCTCCCGGAATGGGTTACCAAGAACTGCCCCGAAATCTCCGCCGCGCATCGCGAGACGGCGATTGCGCGGCAGGCGCAACTGACAAAGCCGACCGGTGCGCTCGGCCGGCTGGAGCAGCTCGCGATCGAGCTCGCCGGTTTGCAGGCGACCGAGCGGCCGCGTGCGGCGCTTGTGCCGATCATCATCTTCGCCGGCGACCATGGCATCGTCGCGCAGGGCGTATCGGCGTATCCGCAAGGAGTGACCATCGCGATGATGGCGAATTTTGCCTCCGGCGGTGCCGCGATCTCCGTGCTGGCGCGCGAGCTCGGCTCGAGCCTGGAAGTGGTCGACGCCGGCACGCTGGCGCAGGACGAGATGGCGGGAATCGTCACCGACAAGCCGCGCCACGGCACGCGCGATTTCAGCGTCGAGGCCGCGCTCGCACCCGCCGAGCTGGCGTTTGCGCTCGAGGCCGGCCAGCGCGCGGTCGCACGTGCGGCAGCCCATCAACCTGATCTCCTGATCTTCGGCGAGATGGGGATCGGCAACACGACGACCTCGGCTGCGATCGCCGCAAGCCTGCTTGGCGTGAGCGCCGAGGAGATCGCGGGCAGCGGGACCGGGGTCGATGCGGCCGGCCGCGCGCACAAGGCGCGGGTGATCGATGCGGCGATAGCCCGCCACGGCGTTGCGAGCGCCTCGGCCGAAAAAATTCTGTGCGCCGTCGGCGGCCTGGAGATCGCAGCGATATCAGGTGCGATCATCGCGGCCGCGCAGCGCCGCATCCCGGTCTTGATCGACGGCTTCATCGTATCGGTGGCGGCGCTCGCAGCGGCGCGACTCAACCCATCGTGCCAGCCGTTTCTGCTGCCGTCGCATCAATCTGCGGAGCAGGGACACCGGCTGGTGTTGCGCGCGCTGAACGTGCAGCCGTTGATCAGCCTCGATCTCCGGCTCGGAGAGGGATCGGGCGCGGCCATTGCGCTGCCGCTGGTTCGGCTCGCCTGCGCGCTCCACAACGACATGGCGACCTTTGCGCAGGCCAATGTGCCTGACAGGCCTAGCTGA
- a CDS encoding TonB-dependent receptor, which produces MSSIRIVRPRRFLLASAALTSLAALDLPAALGQQAREPLPPVEVSPAQSRKQARPAGRDAQSPRRAAARRPATAAAMPKPVVPTEAPPTPLNSNAVAESASRLGLTVREIPATVEVISAEIMREQGYRTVSDVAQGAVGVTSGDNPAEPAAFSMRGFTNSQINTLYNGIKIGPQNMTSRITDTANLEAVEFLKGPASLISGEGAAGGAINFVTRQPHTGPIRNEADFSWDSLNSFRAHYGSGGSTNVQGLDYRFDISRSSLNGFVDDTNTKMLDVSGQLNYRISDSLKVWGAIEYREDRSKAYWGAPLVPIAYSGSHATSGIVSGNYVSNYNKTNLGAVTIDDRTLNTNYNVLDNRNVAQEVWLRGGFELKLAPDLTLKSQAYGYGAERTWFNNEIEAFNSTTNLVDRERFYVAHSQRLVGNITDLIWDANIAGFYNRLVTTLSSSYLDFVRPGAANFPGDSVSLVDPNRGFYGLLTTQQQTARIDNEALSFEDRLKLTRTFALVGGLRVEHIGLDRNSTDKSGLVKPDFPYTKDWAPVTGRIGYTWEAVPGLTFFSQYATGADISANNIFLLLPTQNLDLTTARTYETGVKHLFWDNRAEWSFSAYDIVRKNVYAAAGGMALNIAGRQESKGVELAASVRPIDPLRLWGNIAYVDARYADYDFAGGSFSGNTPPNVPRIVANAGASWRFFTPWPVELGITGRHVGDRYNTDANVVTMKAYTVADVYAFVDIPKTVFNAVDRARLTFRVRNITDKRYAIWGDPFYPDQILLGAPRTYELSAAFKW; this is translated from the coding sequence GTGTCTTCCATCCGTATCGTACGACCGCGTCGCTTTCTGCTCGCGTCCGCCGCGCTCACATCTCTTGCCGCTCTCGATCTGCCCGCCGCGCTGGGGCAGCAAGCCCGTGAGCCCCTGCCGCCGGTCGAAGTGTCGCCGGCCCAATCCCGCAAGCAGGCCAGGCCGGCCGGTCGGGACGCGCAGAGCCCGCGCCGCGCGGCTGCGCGCAGGCCGGCAACCGCAGCAGCGATGCCGAAGCCCGTCGTGCCGACTGAGGCGCCCCCGACGCCGCTCAACAGCAACGCCGTGGCCGAAAGCGCCTCGCGGCTTGGCCTGACGGTGCGCGAGATACCCGCGACCGTCGAGGTGATCTCGGCCGAGATCATGCGCGAGCAGGGTTATCGCACCGTATCGGATGTGGCGCAGGGTGCGGTCGGCGTCACTTCCGGCGACAATCCGGCCGAACCCGCGGCGTTCTCCATGCGCGGCTTCACCAACAGCCAGATCAATACGCTCTACAACGGCATCAAGATCGGTCCGCAGAACATGACCTCGCGGATCACCGACACCGCCAATCTGGAGGCGGTGGAATTCCTGAAAGGCCCGGCATCGCTGATCTCGGGCGAGGGCGCCGCCGGCGGCGCGATCAATTTCGTCACCAGGCAGCCGCATACGGGACCGATCCGGAACGAAGCTGATTTCTCCTGGGATTCGCTGAATTCGTTCCGCGCGCATTACGGCTCGGGCGGCAGCACCAACGTTCAAGGCCTCGATTACCGCTTCGATATCAGCCGTTCCTCGCTCAACGGCTTTGTCGACGATACCAATACCAAGATGCTCGACGTCTCCGGCCAGCTCAACTATCGCATCTCCGACAGTCTCAAGGTGTGGGGCGCGATCGAGTATCGCGAAGACCGCTCCAAGGCCTATTGGGGCGCGCCGCTTGTGCCGATCGCCTATAGCGGTTCGCATGCGACGAGTGGGATCGTTTCGGGCAATTACGTCTCGAACTACAACAAAACCAACCTCGGCGCGGTGACCATCGACGACCGCACCCTCAACACCAATTACAACGTCCTCGACAACCGTAACGTCGCGCAGGAGGTGTGGCTGCGCGGCGGATTCGAGCTGAAGCTGGCGCCGGACCTGACGCTGAAAAGTCAGGCGTATGGTTACGGCGCGGAGCGCACCTGGTTCAACAACGAAATCGAGGCCTTCAATTCCACCACGAACCTGGTCGATCGCGAGCGCTTCTATGTCGCGCACAGCCAGCGCCTCGTTGGTAACATCACCGATTTGATCTGGGACGCCAATATCGCAGGCTTCTACAATCGCCTGGTCACGACGCTGTCGTCGAGCTATCTCGATTTCGTCAGGCCGGGCGCTGCAAACTTTCCCGGCGACTCCGTTTCGCTGGTCGATCCCAACCGTGGCTTTTACGGCCTGCTGACGACGCAGCAGCAGACCGCGCGCATCGACAATGAGGCGCTTTCGTTCGAGGACCGGCTGAAGCTGACGCGGACCTTCGCGCTGGTCGGCGGCCTGCGCGTCGAGCACATCGGTCTCGATCGCAACTCAACCGACAAGAGCGGTCTCGTGAAACCGGACTTCCCGTACACGAAGGATTGGGCGCCTGTGACGGGCCGGATCGGCTACACTTGGGAGGCGGTGCCCGGCCTGACCTTCTTCAGCCAATACGCTACCGGCGCGGATATCTCGGCCAACAACATCTTTCTGCTCTTGCCGACGCAGAATCTGGATCTGACCACCGCGCGCACCTACGAGACCGGCGTCAAGCACCTGTTCTGGGACAACAGGGCGGAGTGGTCGTTCTCGGCCTACGACATCGTGCGCAAGAACGTCTATGCCGCGGCCGGCGGCATGGCGCTCAATATCGCCGGGCGACAGGAATCGAAGGGCGTCGAGCTTGCCGCTTCGGTCCGTCCGATCGATCCGCTGCGTCTGTGGGGCAACATCGCCTATGTCGATGCGCGCTATGCCGATTACGATTTCGCCGGCGGCTCGTTCTCCGGCAATACGCCGCCCAACGTGCCGCGCATTGTGGCCAATGCCGGCGCGTCCTGGCGATTCTTCACGCCCTGGCCGGTGGAGCTCGGCATCACCGGCCGCCATGTTGGCGACCGCTACAACACCGATGCCAATGTCGTGACGATGAAGGCGTACACGGTGGCCGACGTCTACGCCTTCGTCGACATCCCCAAGACGGTGTTCAACGCGGTCGACCGGGCCCGCCTGACCTTCCGTGTCCGCAACATCACCGACAAGCGCTACGCGATCTGGGGCGATCCGTTCTATCCCGACCAGATCCTCCTGGGAGCGCCGCGCACCTATGAGCTCTCGGCTGCGTTCAAATGGTAG
- a CDS encoding histidine phosphatase family protein has protein sequence MEGETFLWLIRHAPVEGVTGTIHAADAPADLGDRAQLDAVRRRLPPDAASYASPSRRTVETARALGLEPELISEFREQDFGDWTGHRHDELSATGDDAYAQFWNDPANARPPGGESFADQVARVRSGLSRIGAGSATLVVHSGTIRAALCIALDLTPQAALRFVIDPLSLTRIDRLASGWRVVSANQRIS, from the coding sequence ATGGAAGGCGAGACCTTCCTCTGGCTGATAAGGCACGCGCCGGTCGAGGGCGTCACAGGCACCATCCACGCTGCCGACGCGCCGGCAGATCTCGGCGATCGCGCCCAATTGGATGCCGTGCGACGGCGTCTGCCGCCGGATGCCGCGAGCTATGCCAGCCCCTCACGGCGCACGGTCGAGACGGCGCGCGCGCTGGGGCTCGAACCGGAGTTGATCAGCGAATTCCGCGAGCAGGATTTCGGCGACTGGACCGGCCATCGACACGACGAACTCAGTGCCACCGGCGACGATGCCTATGCGCAGTTCTGGAATGATCCGGCGAACGCACGGCCGCCGGGCGGCGAGAGTTTTGCGGACCAGGTCGCGCGTGTCCGGTCGGGTCTGTCGCGGATCGGCGCCGGATCGGCCACGCTCGTCGTGCATTCCGGCACCATCCGCGCCGCGCTCTGCATCGCGTTGGATCTGACACCGCAGGCTGCCCTGCGCTTCGTGATCGATCCGCTATCGCTGACCCGGATCGATCGCCTTGCGAGCGGCTGGCGCGTCGTCTCCGCCAATCAGCGGATCAGCTAG